The nucleotide sequence CGCGGTGGCCGCCGAACGGCCGGACCTGGTCGTGCTCGACGTGATGCTCCCGGGCCTCGACGGCTTCGACGTGGTGCGCAGGCTGCGCGGGGCCGCCGACAGCCGGGCGGCCGAGCAGGTGCCGGTCGTCTTCCTGACGGCCCGCGACGACCCGGAGGACACCGTCAACGGGCTCGGGATCGGCGCGGACGACTACGTCACCAAGCCGTTCCGGCTGGAGGAGCTGATCGCCAGAATCAGGTCCATCCTGCGCAGGACCCGTGGCGGGCCCGCCGGGGGCGTACTGACTGTCGCGGACCTCACGCTGGACCCCGCGACCCACCGGGTCACCCGGGCCGGCGCACCGGTCGACCTGTCCCCCACCGAGTTCAAACTGCTCCGCTACCTGATGGAGCACGCCGACCGCACCCTGTCCAAGGCGCGGATCCTCGAGGACGTCTGGCACTACGACTTCGACGGCGACCCGAGCATCGTGGAGTCGTACATCAGCTATCTGCGCCGCAAGGTGGAGTGTGTCGAACCCAAACTGATCCACACGGTGCGCGGCATCGGCTACGTCCTGCGCAGTCCCCGGTCATGAGCCTGCCGCGCGGGCGCGTGACAGCAGGGCTCTCGCTGAGGACCCGGCTCCTGCTCATCACGACGGCGCTGCTCGCCGTGGGACTGCTGCTCAGCAACATTCTGCTGCTGAACTCGCTGAAGCCCGCGCTGATGAAGCGAGCGGACGGTCAACTGCGCACCACGGGCCTGCTCATGGCCCAACTCCCACCGTCGCTCGCGGCGACCCTCGCGCTCACCACGGATGGCGCGGCGGAGCCGGGCGCCGATCTCCTCGGCGACCTCTATCCGGCGCGGGTGCTGCCCGACGGCCGCACCGAACGTATCGGCGGGACGCAAGCGCCGACCGGAGCCACCGCGACGCCCCGGCTCCCGAAGCTCGACGCGACCGCTCTGCGGGAGCGGCGCCTGAAGCCGTTCACCACCGGCGGAACCACCGACGGCACCGCCGGCGACGGTGACTGGCGGGTGCTCGTCCTGCCCACGGCCGAGGGCGGGGACATGGTGCTCGCCGGATCGCTGGACAATGTGAACGCGACCGTCGAGGACGTACGGGGCAACAGCGTCGCCCTCGGCAGCGCCTTGCTGATCGCCCTGGCTCTCGTGGCACTGGTCGCGATCCGCGCGGGTCTGCGCCCCCTGCACAGGATCGAGGAGACCGCCGCGGCCATCGTCGGCGGCGATCTGTCCCGCCGGGTCCCCGGGTCCGCGTCGGAGAAGACCGAGGTCGGCAGATTGAGCACGGCGCTCAACGGCATGCTGGAGCGCATCGAGTCCGCCGCACTCGCCCGTATCGACTCGGAGGCCAGGATGCGCAGATTCGTCGCCGACGCCGGCCACGAGCTGCGGACACCGCTCGCCGGCATCAGCGGGTACGCCGAGCTGTACCGGATGGGCGCGCTGCCGGAGCGGGCCGACGTGGACCGCACCATGGACCGCATCGAGCGTGAGGCCGCGCGCCTGACACGTCTCGCGGAAGACCTCCTGCTGCTGGCGCAGTTGGACGAGCACGCGGTCGCCGGGACCCCGGTCCTGCGCAGCGCTCCGATGGATCTGCGGGCGGTCGCCGTGGACGCCCTGCTCGACCTGCGCGCGCTGGATCCGGCGCGCGAGGTGACGCTCACCGGCCCTGACGGGACGTCCGTGGGCCCGGCGCCGGTGCTGGGGGACGAGGCGCGGCTACGACAGGTCGTGACCAACCTCGTGGGGAACGCCGTCGCCCACACGCCGCCGGGCTCGCCGGTCAGGATCGGCGTCGGCAGCGTCACGGGGGCAGGTGGGACGGCGAGCGTCCTGGAGGTCGCCGACCGGGGGCCCGGCATCACCGACGAGCACGCGAAGCGTATCTTCCGGCGGTTCTACCGGGCCGACGGTGCGCGCAACAGGTCCGAGGCGCGTACGACGTCGGGAGCGGGCCTCGGACTCGCCATCGCCCACTCGCTCGTGTCGGCGCACGGGGGTTGCCTGACCCTGCGCAGTACGCCCGGGGAGGGAGCGACCTTCCGGATCCGGCTGCCGTTCGCCGAGGAAGGGCCCTGACACGGCAGGACCCCCGGGCGAGGTGCACCAGGGGGCCTGACGCCGCGCTCCTCCCGCCCTAGGCGCGGGCCGAGTCGGTGTCCGGCGCCGAGCCGGCACGCGCGTCGGCATCCGTGACCGTGTCCGTATCCGTATCCGTACGTGTGTCCGTGTCCGGAGCGGCGTCCGGGCCACCGGCGTCCTTCGCCGACGTCTCGTTGGTGTCGCGCAGCGGCACCTCGCGGATGAACCACGCCACAGCGAAGGTCAGGACTCCCACCACGGCGCCGCCGATCGCGACGACATGCAGCCCGTTGGTCACCGCGTCGCCGAAGGCGTCCTGGACCGTCTGCGGCAGCTTGCGCAGCAGCTCCGGCGTCAGGTCCCCGGACGCGCCGCCGCCCTTGCCCGTACCGCCGGGTCCGAGCCGGTCGGCGAGGGTGTCCTCCAGGCGGTTGCTGAACAGGGAACCCAGCAGCGCCACGCCGAGCGAGCCGCCGATGAGACGGGCGAGGGTGTTCGCGCCGGTGCCCGCCCCCATGTCCCGGATCTCCACACTGTTCATGGTGATCACCACGGTGTTCTGGACGAGACAGCCCACACCGAGGCCGATCACCGCGGTGAGCAGCGAGCCGACGAGGGTGTTGGTGCCTGCGTCGAGCACCAGCAGGAGCAGCATGCCGACGGTGACCAGCGCACCGCCGAGGATCGGGTAGATCCGGTACTTGCCGGTCTTGGTGACCAGGATGGCGGCGACGACCATCATGTCGACCATGCCCAGCATCATCGGGATGAGCAGCAGACCGCCGGTGGTCGACGAGACGCCGCGGGCGTACTGGGTGTACTGGGGAAGGAAGTTGGTCGCGGTGAACATGGCCGCGCCGCCGAAGAACGACAGCGCCTGGGCGATGATGAAGTTGCGGTCGCGGAACATGCGCGGCGGCATGAGCGGTTCCGCCACCCGCCGTTGGACGTAGCCGAAGGCGATCAGGGCGGCCACGGAGACGACGGCGAGACCGATGATCTGCGCCGAGGCCCAGCCGTACTCCGAGCCGGCCCAGCTCGTCAGCAGGGTGAGGGCGACGATGCCGGCCGTCAGGAGTCCGGTGCCCAGGTAGTCGATCTTCGCGCGGACGGTCGGCGCCGCGGTGTGGATGAACAGGCCGGTGGCCAGCAGCGCCAGGGCGCCGATCGGGATGTTGACGTAGAACACCCAGCGCCAGCCGAAGTTGTCGGTGAGGAAGCCGCCGACGAGCGGGCCGCCCACGAAGGCGGTCGGCATCATGACGGCCATCATGGCCTGGATCCTGCCGCTCTTGCGCGGCGGCACCAGTTCACCGATGATCGCCTGCGCGCCGACCATCAGTCCGCCGCCGCCGAGTCCTTGCAGCGCGCGGAAGCCGATGAGCTGGCCCATGTCCTGGGCCAGTCCAGACAGGACGGAGCCCGCGAGGAAGAGCACGATCGACAGCAGGAAGACGCGCTTGCGGCCGTAGAGGTCGCCGAGCTTTCCCCAGATCGCCGTGGTCGCGGCCGTCGCCAGCAGGTAGGCGGTGACCACCCAGGAGAGATGGTCGAGGCCGCCCAGGTCACCGACGATCGTGGGCAGCGAGGTGGCGATGATCAGGCTGTCGAGCATGGCGAGGAACATGCCGAGCATCAGCCCGCCGATGCCGAGCCAGAAGAAGCGCGCGAGTACGACGTCGTCTGCGCCGCCCGTACCGGACGGCCCCTTCCCCAACTCCACGGTTCCCGTCTCCGACATGGTTCTTCCCCTTCAAGCGTGCTGCCCGGCTGCTCCGTCGACCGGCAGTACCGGCCCTCCCGCACCCGCCGCGCGCTACCGCGGCGAGCTTGCTCTCAGCCTGCCCGCGGGGCCCCTGCCGCGCCCACGACGTTTGTCACCGGTGTGCCACGACGGGTGTCACAGGCAGGCGGCGGGGCCGGGGAACGGCGGGGTCTCGTGGACAGCGCACCGTCCGCTCGGAACGGGGGTCCAGGCGGACGGTGCGGCTCAGCGGCCGGCGAGGCGCCTTGCGGGCGCCCGGCCGTACCGCCCGTAGGCTGACACGCGCGGTCAGCGTGGAGTAACCCCTTAAACCCCCCTATTGCGGCGGCATCACGGCGACGAAGAGGGCCGTGGCTCGCCCGTGGTCCTGGCCGCCGCCGCCGCGGCGGTCCGGGAGATCTCAGGCCTTGTGGGCGACGGCCGCGAAGCCGCCGTCGGCCGGGATGTCCACCGTCAGGGTGTCCTGGGCCGTCACCTCGTGGCTCTCCCGCACCAGCCCGTCCGGGCCCGTCCCTGACCACGTCGACGGTGTACGTGCCGTCCCCCAGGAACGTGAGCGGCACCTCTTCGGTGCGGGCGTCGCCCGCGGTGACACTGCCCAGGAACCACCGGTCGCCGTCGCGGCGGGCGATGGTGGTCTCCTTGCCCGGGTCGCCGGACACCAGCCGCGTCTCGTCCCAGGCCGTGGGCACGTCCGCGAGGAACCTCTCCAGCTCCGGGCGCTTGCGGTACTCGTCGAGCGAGCCGGCGAAGTTCTG is from Streptomyces sp. NBC_00370 and encodes:
- a CDS encoding sensor histidine kinase, which produces MTAGLSLRTRLLLITTALLAVGLLLSNILLLNSLKPALMKRADGQLRTTGLLMAQLPPSLAATLALTTDGAAEPGADLLGDLYPARVLPDGRTERIGGTQAPTGATATPRLPKLDATALRERRLKPFTTGGTTDGTAGDGDWRVLVLPTAEGGDMVLAGSLDNVNATVEDVRGNSVALGSALLIALALVALVAIRAGLRPLHRIEETAAAIVGGDLSRRVPGSASEKTEVGRLSTALNGMLERIESAALARIDSEARMRRFVADAGHELRTPLAGISGYAELYRMGALPERADVDRTMDRIEREAARLTRLAEDLLLLAQLDEHAVAGTPVLRSAPMDLRAVAVDALLDLRALDPAREVTLTGPDGTSVGPAPVLGDEARLRQVVTNLVGNAVAHTPPGSPVRIGVGSVTGAGGTASVLEVADRGPGITDEHAKRIFRRFYRADGARNRSEARTTSGAGLGLAIAHSLVSAHGGCLTLRSTPGEGATFRIRLPFAEEGP
- a CDS encoding MDR family MFS transporter, translated to MSETGTVELGKGPSGTGGADDVVLARFFWLGIGGLMLGMFLAMLDSLIIATSLPTIVGDLGGLDHLSWVVTAYLLATAATTAIWGKLGDLYGRKRVFLLSIVLFLAGSVLSGLAQDMGQLIGFRALQGLGGGGLMVGAQAIIGELVPPRKSGRIQAMMAVMMPTAFVGGPLVGGFLTDNFGWRWVFYVNIPIGALALLATGLFIHTAAPTVRAKIDYLGTGLLTAGIVALTLLTSWAGSEYGWASAQIIGLAVVSVAALIAFGYVQRRVAEPLMPPRMFRDRNFIIAQALSFFGGAAMFTATNFLPQYTQYARGVSSTTGGLLLIPMMLGMVDMMVVAAILVTKTGKYRIYPILGGALVTVGMLLLLVLDAGTNTLVGSLLTAVIGLGVGCLVQNTVVITMNSVEIRDMGAGTGANTLARLIGGSLGVALLGSLFSNRLEDTLADRLGPGGTGKGGGASGDLTPELLRKLPQTVQDAFGDAVTNGLHVVAIGGAVVGVLTFAVAWFIREVPLRDTNETSAKDAGGPDAAPDTDTRTDTDTDTVTDADARAGSAPDTDSARA
- a CDS encoding response regulator transcription factor; translation: MAAVTSAGRGPVPREGDGEGVLLVVEDEPTLRELLAASLRFVGFRVVSVATGEEALSAVAAERPDLVVLDVMLPGLDGFDVVRRLRGAADSRAAEQVPVVFLTARDDPEDTVNGLGIGADDYVTKPFRLEELIARIRSILRRTRGGPAGGVLTVADLTLDPATHRVTRAGAPVDLSPTEFKLLRYLMEHADRTLSKARILEDVWHYDFDGDPSIVESYISYLRRKVECVEPKLIHTVRGIGYVLRSPRS